From Deltaproteobacteria bacterium, one genomic window encodes:
- a CDS encoding tetratricopeptide repeat protein, with protein sequence MNILLNYPRALFLNSTILWVIASSCASSSLSPATSSKNTQFIGDLSTSKSDFAVLNRVVRGLYLITIGKHTDAVKELQLALEIDSNSPTIYKYLFTALNYSGNYNQAKYILAEGLQKYPASPILNFIAGEQALSQSNYVVAQQALTKALADDDLIERATPPLVETLLSMQQFTTALQKAKILIKRLPANATLTNDLAAIFEDYGHLDAAIAMYQHARVQRPSYIEAVLGEVRLRNLQGDFAAAAQALIPLFQYYPDQLEYYLELIYLLRKANDTASETYHDAVLRIAKGDLISHLRIVAFDIGSQKTQTATTILREAVHDWPTNVEPRLMLATIALKNNDAASCIKLLNEINSPNLKVYHLRGECFAALGNFAAMLNEFATALPMSNIDEELISDLNIIMRYAPNIAKANLWRQKLLRLFGAKISSLNSLLVDALLFDYFNYPVEAFAFIARHIAKAKPDRKTLLLYAHMASRDNKNALAISVLEKMLQQNPQDPALLNALGFIMTDANINLRRAEIMLRRAYRLASSHSYIVDSLGWLLYRQGKNKAAVRILEDAAVYDPNDPEILFHLGEVYLSLGRSNDAKQCFIKALKMRPAINIRKKLQDKL encoded by the coding sequence TTGAATATATTACTTAATTACCCAAGAGCACTTTTTTTAAACAGCACCATTTTATGGGTAATTGCTAGCTCATGTGCAAGTTCTTCGTTATCACCGGCTACTTCTTCAAAAAATACGCAATTTATTGGTGATTTATCAACATCAAAATCTGATTTTGCTGTTTTAAATCGAGTAGTGCGAGGTCTTTATTTAATCACGATTGGCAAGCACACCGATGCTGTAAAAGAATTACAACTAGCTTTAGAAATAGATTCTAATTCACCGACTATTTATAAATATCTTTTTACTGCTTTGAATTATAGTGGCAATTATAATCAAGCTAAATATATTTTAGCTGAGGGCCTACAGAAATACCCCGCATCACCCATTTTAAATTTTATTGCAGGAGAACAGGCTTTATCACAGAGTAATTATGTTGTTGCACAACAGGCATTAACTAAAGCACTTGCAGATGATGACTTAATTGAACGAGCTACTCCGCCTTTAGTTGAAACACTTTTATCAATGCAGCAATTTACTACAGCTTTGCAAAAAGCAAAGATATTGATAAAGCGTCTGCCTGCTAATGCAACTTTAACTAATGATTTAGCCGCAATTTTTGAGGATTATGGCCATTTAGACGCTGCAATAGCGATGTATCAACATGCACGTGTTCAACGTCCAAGTTATATTGAAGCGGTTTTAGGTGAAGTTAGATTACGAAATTTACAAGGTGATTTTGCCGCAGCGGCTCAAGCGCTGATACCATTGTTTCAATATTATCCTGATCAATTAGAATATTACTTAGAATTAATATATTTACTTAGAAAAGCCAATGATACAGCAAGTGAGACTTATCACGATGCAGTGCTGCGAATTGCAAAAGGAGATCTTATCAGCCATTTAAGAATAGTGGCTTTCGATATCGGTAGCCAGAAAACTCAAACCGCTACTACAATATTAAGAGAAGCTGTGCATGATTGGCCTACAAATGTTGAACCGCGCTTAATGCTGGCAACGATAGCGTTAAAAAATAATGATGCTGCTAGTTGCATAAAATTATTAAACGAAATTAATTCACCAAACTTAAAAGTTTATCATCTACGTGGCGAATGCTTTGCTGCTTTAGGTAATTTCGCTGCAATGCTTAATGAATTCGCTACTGCTTTGCCAATGAGCAATATAGATGAGGAGTTAATTAGTGATTTAAATATTATTATGCGATACGCACCAAATATTGCTAAAGCCAATCTATGGCGACAGAAATTACTTCGTCTTTTTGGTGCAAAAATATCATCACTAAATAGTTTATTAGTTGATGCACTACTTTTTGATTATTTTAATTACCCTGTTGAAGCTTTTGCCTTCATTGCCCGTCATATAGCAAAGGCAAAACCTGATAGAAAAACCTTATTGTTATATGCCCATATGGCTTCTCGTGATAATAAAAATGCTCTTGCAATTTCCGTGTTAGAAAAAATGCTGCAACAGAATCCACAAGATCCCGCATTACTTAATGCTCTAGGGTTTATTATGACAGATGCTAATATCAATCTTAGACGGGCTGAAATTATGTTGAGGCGTGCATATCGTTTAGCTTCATCACATAGCTACATCGTAGATAGTTTAGGTTGGCTATTATATCGTCAAGGCAAGAATAAAGCCGCGGTTAGAATACTTGAAGATGCAGCGGTATATGACCCGAATGATCCAGAAATATTATTTCACTTAGGTGAGGTTTACTTATCATTAGGGCGATCAAATGATGCTAAACAGTGTTTTATTAAGGCACTAAAAATGCGGCCAGCAATTAATATACGAAAAAAATTACAAGACAAATTATAA
- a CDS encoding zinc-ribbon domain-containing protein translates to MQVACDNCGATYEFDPKAIPSEGYDAQCTHCKHIFFVSPQPKSKDQITVTCNKCNTIYRFAASDIPAGGYDAQCTQCQSIFFVSANPEQTATKVNLEATSDKESASGVSEVTQVTGPGIYSDIASAGIENNGRNTLMPSLVKEPQAEATVVTPPISPPSPPPLKSHKAQVSEPPEITKIEDPVGLSELSEPDETDFAILSSNELEMPDDNLDISEVTLEPEIEPEVDANTFNSESITPATGQDFTIDSSNAAIDPLSTSSSAVSSSSVQANQQLIISNGAIAPAIKKSKSKVWLILLLIILILGGGATFAVMYIPQVRKLTIDRFLAYHHTVAPYAVSATKQAWQLIMLDTESAYTKAQDELEKAYAIEPDYPLANAYAGLIHVFRGLNKRFTIEQLQVQFKRTETNISSASDLDSDIDTAEMQQVKREEIRHLFSKLEEQIKQLNNEADEELDAALTLLTDSVKNYPNSPELLLAAGFCYSSDFALMPKAEEMLKRSVELRLGSGAQFDISNPPDAMTAYIRGVIWSRQDEDRARVLNAYKAALKLEPNFQRVRFDLARELFHAGDTEQAAKLFKEIISSVPEHDRAISALAELEQALAPEPVPETLAPKVEKDTANSPVMKKGKNRQKRKGKKRNR, encoded by the coding sequence ATGCAAGTGGCTTGTGATAACTGTGGTGCGACCTACGAATTTGACCCAAAGGCAATTCCAAGCGAAGGTTATGACGCTCAATGTACCCATTGTAAGCATATCTTTTTTGTATCGCCGCAACCAAAGAGTAAAGATCAAATTACGGTTACATGTAATAAATGTAATACGATATATCGTTTTGCTGCTTCAGATATACCTGCAGGTGGTTATGACGCTCAATGTACTCAATGTCAGTCGATATTTTTTGTCTCTGCTAATCCTGAACAGACAGCCACAAAAGTTAATTTAGAAGCAACAAGTGATAAAGAAAGTGCTAGCGGTGTAAGTGAAGTTACTCAAGTTACCGGACCAGGAATTTACAGTGATATTGCAAGTGCTGGTATTGAAAATAATGGTAGAAATACTCTAATGCCATCTCTTGTAAAAGAACCGCAAGCTGAAGCTACAGTAGTAACACCACCTATTAGTCCACCTTCGCCACCACCGCTAAAATCACATAAAGCGCAAGTAAGCGAACCTCCAGAAATAACAAAAATTGAGGACCCTGTTGGTCTTAGCGAATTAAGCGAACCCGACGAAACTGATTTTGCTATTTTATCTTCAAATGAACTTGAGATGCCTGATGATAATCTTGATATCTCAGAAGTTACACTTGAACCTGAGATCGAACCAGAAGTTGATGCCAATACATTTAATAGTGAGTCAATTACACCGGCGACTGGGCAAGATTTCACTATAGATAGCAGCAATGCTGCAATAGATCCATTATCAACAAGTAGTTCCGCGGTCAGTTCATCATCTGTTCAAGCAAATCAACAGCTGATAATTAGTAACGGTGCAATTGCGCCTGCTATAAAAAAATCAAAGAGTAAAGTTTGGTTAATCTTGCTGTTAATCATTCTTATCTTAGGTGGTGGAGCAACTTTTGCGGTAATGTATATTCCTCAGGTGCGAAAGTTAACCATTGATCGGTTTTTAGCATATCATCATACAGTTGCCCCTTACGCAGTTTCTGCGACAAAACAAGCATGGCAGCTTATAATGCTTGATACTGAATCTGCTTATACTAAAGCTCAGGATGAACTTGAAAAAGCATATGCGATTGAACCAGATTATCCGTTAGCTAATGCCTATGCTGGATTAATTCATGTTTTTCGTGGGCTAAACAAACGTTTTACTATTGAACAACTGCAGGTTCAGTTCAAACGAACCGAGACCAACATTTCTTCTGCTAGTGATCTTGATAGTGATATTGATACAGCTGAAATGCAGCAAGTTAAACGTGAAGAAATTCGTCACTTGTTCAGTAAATTAGAAGAGCAAATAAAACAATTAAACAATGAAGCCGATGAAGAATTAGATGCTGCTTTAACATTATTAACTGATTCGGTTAAGAACTACCCAAATTCTCCTGAGTTATTATTAGCGGCGGGTTTTTGTTATTCGAGTGATTTTGCTTTAATGCCTAAGGCCGAAGAAATGTTAAAACGTAGTGTTGAGCTACGTCTTGGTTCAGGAGCGCAGTTTGATATTAGCAACCCTCCAGATGCAATGACTGCGTATATACGTGGGGTAATATGGTCGCGTCAGGATGAAGATAGGGCTCGAGTACTAAATGCTTATAAGGCCGCCTTAAAGCTTGAACCTAATTTTCAGCGTGTTCGTTTTGATCTTGCGCGCGAATTATTTCACGCAGGTGATACTGAGCAAGCGGCAAAATTATTTAAAGAAATTATTTCATCGGTGCCTGAACATGATCGGGCAATTTCAGCATTAGCTGAGTTAGAACAAGCGTTAGCTCCTGAGCCAGTACCTGAAACATTAGCTCCAAAAGTCGAGAAAGATACAGCAAATTCGCCAGTAATGAAGAAAGGTAAAAATCGCCAGAAACGAAAAGGTAAAAAGCGTAATCGTTAA
- a CDS encoding TlyA family RNA methyltransferase, with product MARVRADHLVVDQGLAPTRTRAQALIIAGVVFSGPDRKVNKSSDMFDATTELFLQNNPLPYVSRGGLKLAAALDAFLVEVHDKVCLDVGASTGGFTDCLLQKGARRVYAVDVGWGQLDWKLRQDPRVVLLERSNIRTLANDAITEKCSLIVIDTSFISLKIVIPAAMRFAAANANLVALVKPQFEVGPKAVSKGGIVRDEMVRKLALEEIKVFCQNQNLNDIRSIDSPILGAKGNHEFLLYACLL from the coding sequence ATGGCACGGGTACGAGCTGATCATCTTGTAGTTGACCAAGGTTTGGCGCCGACACGAACTCGTGCTCAGGCATTAATTATTGCCGGGGTAGTTTTTAGTGGCCCTGATCGTAAAGTAAACAAATCTTCCGATATGTTTGACGCCACAACGGAGTTATTTCTCCAAAATAACCCCCTCCCTTATGTTTCTCGTGGTGGTTTAAAACTTGCCGCAGCATTAGACGCTTTTCTTGTTGAAGTTCACGATAAAGTTTGCCTGGATGTTGGCGCTTCTACAGGCGGGTTTACTGACTGCTTATTACAAAAAGGAGCTCGTCGTGTTTATGCCGTTGACGTAGGCTGGGGACAGCTTGATTGGAAGTTACGCCAAGATCCTCGTGTTGTTTTGCTTGAACGCTCAAATATTAGAACCCTGGCCAATGATGCAATTACTGAAAAATGTTCTCTTATTGTGATTGATACTTCTTTTATATCACTGAAAATAGTTATTCCCGCCGCAATGCGTTTTGCTGCTGCTAACGCTAATTTAGTTGCATTGGTTAAACCGCAATTTGAAGTAGGCCCAAAAGCGGTAAGCAAGGGCGGAATTGTACGTGATGAAATGGTGCGTAAATTGGCACTAGAAGAAATTAAAGTATTTTGCCAAAATCAAAATTTAAATGATATTCGCAGTATTGACTCACCGATCTTAGGTGCTAAGGGCAATCATGAGTTCTTATTATACGCTTGTTTGTTGTAA
- the xseB gene encoding exodeoxyribonuclease VII small subunit gives MSDSRESQGPRFEDIIKRLEEITRSLESGQVQLEEALLLFEEGVRLSQQGSKQLDLAEKRLEILLDGDKISHLDLTENGTGTS, from the coding sequence ATGAGTGATTCTCGCGAGTCTCAAGGACCACGTTTTGAAGATATTATTAAACGTCTTGAAGAAATCACACGTTCACTCGAAAGTGGGCAAGTGCAACTTGAAGAAGCGTTGCTATTATTTGAAGAAGGAGTACGATTATCACAACAGGGTAGTAAACAGCTTGATTTAGCTGAAAAGCGTCTCGAAATACTTCTTGATGGTGATAAAATTAGCCACTTGGATCTTACTGAGAATGGCACGGGTACGAGCTGA
- the xseA gene encoding exodeoxyribonuclease VII large subunit translates to MADELFNLSGQPLTISQINSRARVLLERNFSSVLVVGEISGHKVVSGHHYFSLKDKDSQLNAVLFRKEASTQKLTIVDGIEIIARGRLTIYGPYGRYQLVIDELQSKGEGALQAAFAELKARLFAEGLFAAEHKRPLPLLPKNVAVVTSATGAVIRDIVQVAERRWPNARILVIPTRVQGSEAAVLVTAAIYKASELAKQYNLEVMIVARGGGSLEDLWCFNDERVARAIYESSIPVVSAIGHETDFTIADFVADLRAPTPSAAAELVFPNRHELLLQLRQQLFRSHTAFARIFEQKRMYLRALRAELGDARRLLSQPQQQLSQAYMTQSDAIKRMLLDKRLTLQQLETRLVGLHPRMHLVNVRSRLSDQYNRMRYATYQYILSRKQRLDSFSVQLRALSPLGVLDRGYAIIQNASGKLVQSYEQVQEGEAIKVSLAKGGISATVNKIFSSN, encoded by the coding sequence ATGGCGGATGAACTTTTTAATTTAAGCGGACAACCACTTACTATTAGCCAAATAAATTCTCGTGCACGGGTTTTACTTGAACGTAATTTCTCTTCAGTATTAGTTGTTGGTGAAATTTCTGGCCATAAAGTAGTGTCAGGTCATCATTATTTTTCGCTTAAAGATAAAGACTCACAGCTTAATGCCGTACTTTTTCGTAAAGAAGCATCAACCCAGAAGTTAACCATTGTTGATGGTATTGAAATTATTGCTCGTGGTCGTCTAACAATTTACGGGCCATATGGCCGTTATCAACTAGTTATCGATGAGTTGCAAAGCAAAGGCGAAGGTGCTTTGCAGGCCGCATTTGCAGAACTTAAGGCACGCCTATTTGCAGAGGGTCTATTTGCAGCAGAACATAAACGTCCTTTACCGTTACTACCTAAAAATGTAGCTGTAGTTACTAGTGCCACAGGTGCAGTTATTCGCGATATTGTGCAGGTAGCAGAGCGTCGTTGGCCTAATGCGCGAATTTTAGTAATTCCTACGCGAGTTCAAGGTAGTGAAGCGGCAGTATTAGTTACTGCCGCCATTTACAAAGCCAGTGAACTTGCTAAACAATATAATCTTGAGGTGATGATTGTTGCTCGTGGTGGTGGTTCTCTTGAAGATCTTTGGTGCTTTAATGATGAACGTGTAGCTCGTGCGATTTATGAATCCAGCATTCCCGTCGTAAGTGCAATTGGCCATGAAACAGATTTTACTATAGCTGATTTTGTTGCCGATTTACGGGCACCCACGCCATCGGCTGCGGCTGAGTTAGTATTTCCTAATCGCCATGAATTATTGCTGCAACTAAGACAACAATTATTTAGGTCGCACACTGCATTTGCTCGTATTTTTGAGCAAAAACGTATGTATTTAAGGGCACTACGTGCTGAATTAGGTGATGCTCGACGTTTGCTAAGTCAACCACAACAGCAGTTAAGCCAAGCATATATGACTCAGAGTGATGCTATAAAACGTATGTTATTAGATAAGCGTTTAACTTTGCAACAACTTGAAACTCGTCTTGTTGGCTTACATCCACGTATGCACTTGGTGAACGTACGCAGTAGGTTATCAGATCAATACAATCGTATGCGGTATGCAACTTACCAATACATATTATCAAGAAAACAACGTCTGGATTCATTTTCTGTACAATTACGGGCTTTATCCCCCCTAGGTGTTCTCGATCGCGGTTATGCGATTATTCAAAATGCTTCAGGTAAGTTGGTACAAAGCTATGAGCAAGTGCAAGAAGGTGAGGCAATAAAGGTAAGTTTAGCTAAAGGCGGCATAAGTGCTACGGTTAATAAAATTTTTTCATCGAATTAA
- a CDS encoding FHA domain-containing protein, with amino-acid sequence MADSSPFKLIIEDDEGRRSIIPVDLGTVDIGRLESNTIKLDERNVSRQHARLFRQDSAVFAEDLDSYNGVWINGDRIHGRQELREGDLLRIGDFHIELRGEGLQRRKEETTQRTNLPEVQAEAQATLSQANLEQNTVSSADAAEASSSEVTLSENTEENVEATALSDAASSSDETPRVIPASDSGPRAAVATLPPTKNGPPPPAPLAPEEDEPDIHEATAIIRMDDKELLALRAPTTPLVGQKAKLICVSTNFAGREFELNKGDIVIGRTSDNDITIDHRSVSRHHAKIIISNKRYLLHDLKSANGTLINGETYAQTELKRGDLIELGHVKLRFVPPGESYTLSADELAAIHGAETAKEESVSINETSRMRAPSRIISLPTSIIIGSSVLTLVLVAVITALVLKQRSEHEPVGNAAKNAATSENPVDQNKQIQTLLGRGHGFLAQRRWEQAASIGGQILGIDANSSAGRELITKAQNERQAQTIYEEAQKSVAAGDWRTTWKLLQNLPSTSVYAEQSRALSERVRNALISDLIIKARSALAAKEFDTASTHVQEIVAIDNSRGEIVQIRGEIERARIAQRRLNAADRTSSNRPSGRHSTSAMAYANRTSTKTTPVAANAKLNPKTTAKTNVKPPKTDNVNTSTQTTAATSTTTVDFTTQPATTTAPAKTKVNEKRAEAKIIYGNAVAMLKAGDIKGAIDALNRCISLDENYAACYRALGIAYARGGNGPKAAKYYKQYLKANPNAPDADKVRQLLEQYETAP; translated from the coding sequence GTGGCCGATAGCTCACCATTCAAACTGATTATTGAAGACGACGAGGGGCGTCGTAGCATTATCCCTGTTGATTTAGGTACAGTGGATATTGGTCGTCTCGAGTCAAACACTATCAAACTTGATGAACGAAACGTATCTAGACAGCATGCGCGTTTGTTTCGTCAAGATTCGGCAGTTTTTGCCGAAGACCTTGATTCATATAATGGTGTTTGGATAAATGGTGATCGTATTCATGGTCGTCAAGAACTTCGTGAAGGCGATTTATTACGTATCGGCGATTTTCACATTGAGCTTCGTGGTGAAGGTTTACAACGTCGCAAAGAAGAGACTACCCAACGAACAAATCTACCTGAAGTACAGGCTGAAGCACAGGCAACTTTAAGCCAAGCTAATTTAGAACAAAATACTGTTAGCAGCGCAGATGCAGCAGAGGCATCATCCTCAGAAGTCACTTTATCAGAAAATACAGAAGAAAATGTTGAAGCTACAGCTTTAAGTGACGCTGCAAGTTCATCTGATGAGACTCCAAGAGTAATACCGGCATCTGATTCAGGTCCACGTGCTGCCGTAGCAACGCTGCCCCCCACTAAAAATGGCCCACCTCCACCAGCGCCGCTGGCACCTGAGGAAGATGAACCAGATATTCATGAAGCCACTGCTATTATCCGTATGGATGATAAAGAATTACTGGCGTTACGTGCTCCAACAACGCCTTTGGTTGGACAAAAAGCAAAATTAATTTGTGTAAGCACTAATTTTGCTGGACGTGAATTTGAACTTAATAAAGGCGATATTGTTATTGGTCGTACATCCGATAATGATATTACCATCGATCATCGCTCCGTTTCTCGGCATCATGCTAAGATTATCATTTCGAATAAACGTTATCTTCTGCATGATTTGAAAAGCGCTAATGGCACCTTAATAAATGGTGAGACCTATGCCCAAACTGAATTAAAAAGAGGTGATTTGATAGAGCTTGGTCATGTCAAATTGCGTTTTGTACCTCCAGGAGAAAGTTATACTCTTAGTGCTGATGAGTTAGCTGCAATTCACGGTGCCGAAACTGCAAAAGAAGAGTCGGTATCGATAAATGAAACATCGCGTATGCGGGCGCCTTCACGGATAATTTCGCTGCCTACTTCAATTATTATTGGCAGTAGTGTTTTAACCCTAGTGTTAGTTGCTGTGATTACTGCACTGGTTCTGAAACAAAGAAGTGAGCATGAGCCTGTAGGTAATGCTGCAAAAAATGCTGCAACAAGCGAGAATCCGGTAGATCAAAACAAACAAATTCAAACATTATTGGGTAGAGGCCATGGGTTTCTTGCGCAAAGACGTTGGGAGCAAGCTGCTAGTATTGGTGGTCAAATACTTGGTATAGATGCCAATAGTAGTGCTGGACGTGAATTGATTACTAAAGCTCAGAATGAACGCCAAGCACAAACGATATATGAAGAAGCGCAAAAGTCAGTTGCAGCCGGTGATTGGCGTACTACCTGGAAGTTATTGCAGAACCTACCATCAACAAGTGTTTATGCAGAACAGTCGCGAGCACTTTCAGAACGTGTGCGTAATGCACTTATATCAGATTTGATTATTAAGGCGCGTAGTGCACTTGCAGCAAAAGAATTTGATACTGCTAGTACTCATGTTCAAGAGATAGTGGCCATCGATAATAGTAGAGGTGAAATCGTTCAAATTCGAGGTGAGATTGAGCGAGCACGGATAGCGCAGCGTCGTTTAAACGCTGCTGATCGAACTAGCTCCAATAGGCCATCTGGACGACATTCGACATCAGCAATGGCTTATGCTAATCGTACGTCTACAAAAACAACACCAGTGGCTGCTAATGCTAAGCTAAATCCAAAAACAACAGCCAAAACTAATGTTAAGCCACCAAAAACAGATAATGTGAATACATCGACGCAAACAACTGCGGCTACTTCAACAACAACTGTGGATTTTACAACACAGCCAGCTACAACTACGGCACCGGCTAAAACAAAAGTTAATGAAAAGCGAGCTGAAGCAAAGATTATTTATGGTAATGCAGTAGCCATGCTGAAAGCTGGAGATATTAAAGGTGCAATTGATGCCTTAAATCGCTGTATTAGCTTAGATGAAAATTACGCAGCGTGCTATCGCGCTCTAGGTATTGCATATGCACGCGGTGGCAATGGGCCTAAGGCTGCTAAATATTACAAGCAGTACCTTAAGGCTAATCCTAACGCACCGGATGCCGATAAAGTACGGCAATTATTAGAGCAATACGAAACGGCGCCATAA
- a CDS encoding UTP--glucose-1-phosphate uridylyltransferase, translating to MENHSLSSLNIDSDEKSILSRYGFDVTTFTKLRTKLKQGEFSPESNIELAPISPPQNNDLMPWPIDDATRHTFSLAGQEAINSGDVAVVILNGGMATRFGGIVKGVVEVLPNLSFIGLKLRDILKNNSTIPVFLMCSFATEHDTLEHLDAKNYFGFPKQNVHLFSQRISIRLTLEGELLRDQQNRISLYAPGHGDIFECLHADPNFQAFVASGGKHVFISNVDNIGAALSPIILGAHLYGGKAVTVEVVKNDGTDTGGAPVRIRGGLEILEGFRFPKDFPVATLPAFNTNTMLVDVDTIRPDYPFTWFRADKKVDGAQAVQFERLMGQITSFCSALYLIVPRHDDDSRFQPVKTQEDLVNLKEKLLRKTKK from the coding sequence ATGGAAAATCACAGCCTATCATCTTTAAATATTGATAGCGATGAAAAATCCATTCTCTCTCGCTATGGTTTCGATGTCACCACCTTTACAAAGCTGCGCACAAAATTAAAACAAGGGGAATTTTCGCCTGAAAGTAACATAGAGCTAGCTCCAATATCTCCTCCTCAAAATAACGATTTAATGCCGTGGCCGATCGATGACGCAACAAGGCATACTTTTTCCCTTGCTGGCCAAGAGGCAATTAATAGTGGTGATGTCGCTGTGGTTATTCTAAATGGCGGAATGGCTACTCGCTTTGGTGGAATAGTAAAAGGGGTTGTCGAAGTATTGCCCAATTTAAGTTTCATTGGACTTAAACTTCGCGATATCCTTAAAAATAACAGCACTATACCAGTTTTTTTAATGTGTTCTTTTGCTACCGAACATGACACGTTAGAACATCTTGATGCTAAAAATTATTTTGGTTTTCCAAAGCAAAACGTACATTTATTTTCGCAACGAATTAGCATTAGATTAACTCTAGAGGGTGAGCTACTTCGAGATCAACAAAATCGTATTTCTCTATATGCTCCTGGGCATGGTGATATTTTCGAATGTTTGCATGCAGATCCTAATTTTCAAGCTTTTGTAGCTAGTGGCGGCAAACATGTATTTATTTCAAACGTCGATAATATTGGGGCAGCATTATCACCTATAATTTTAGGAGCGCATCTTTATGGTGGTAAAGCAGTGACCGTCGAAGTTGTTAAAAATGATGGTACCGATACTGGCGGCGCTCCGGTTCGTATTCGTGGCGGACTTGAAATATTAGAGGGATTTCGCTTTCCTAAAGACTTCCCCGTAGCTACTTTACCTGCTTTCAACACCAATACAATGTTAGTAGATGTTGATACTATAAGACCAGATTATCCATTTACTTGGTTTCGTGCGGACAAAAAAGTTGACGGAGCCCAAGCCGTGCAATTTGAACGTTTAATGGGGCAAATTACTTCTTTTTGCTCTGCTTTATATTTAATTGTACCACGCCATGATGATGATAGTCGCTTTCAGCCGGTTAAAACTCAAGAAGATCTCGTAAACTTAAAAGAAAAATTACTTAGAAAGACTAAAAAATAA
- a CDS encoding DUF2378 family protein, with amino-acid sequence MNDDFVKPDFISPLNLNTLLPQIPETAMVKGMFIHATVAKVQKQGGTPEGIKKYQPFLDYTVREHVKVMFECAKTAYPNLTIRQAIYQLGRDAYNVFTTSLLGKVLFGIAARNFEAALRLTSRAYSLVGNLSSAVVKEQTPTSAIIHLRGVWNLPECYHVGVFEQALTDYRRQGEVTIKQHSLDEVEYKLIWS; translated from the coding sequence ATGAACGATGATTTTGTAAAGCCAGATTTTATTTCGCCACTAAATTTAAATACTTTACTACCGCAAATACCTGAAACCGCTATGGTAAAAGGCATGTTTATTCATGCAACTGTTGCAAAAGTTCAAAAACAAGGGGGTACTCCAGAGGGAATAAAAAAATATCAGCCATTTCTTGATTACACGGTACGTGAGCACGTTAAAGTCATGTTTGAATGCGCCAAAACAGCCTATCCAAATCTCACTATACGCCAAGCAATTTATCAACTTGGTCGTGATGCTTATAATGTTTTTACTACCAGTTTGCTTGGTAAAGTTTTATTTGGTATTGCTGCTCGTAATTTTGAAGCAGCATTACGTCTTACTAGTAGAGCCTATTCGTTGGTGGGCAATTTGAGTTCTGCAGTGGTGAAAGAACAAACGCCCACTAGCGCCATAATTCATTTGCGCGGCGTTTGGAATTTACCAGAGTGTTATCATGTTGGGGTTTTTGAACAAGCTCTAACTGATTATCGACGTCAGGGTGAGGTTACCATAAAACAGCATTCACTTGATGAAGTTGAGTACAAACTTATATGGAGTTAA